ATATTGGACATTACTATATGCCCTCACAATCAAATGACTCACCAAACTCTTAGAACTATTGGTATATTCTTGTAAAAATTAAGAGCAATAAAATGAGTAATGTTGCAACCCATGCAATAGTGTAACGCAACATACTTTTTTTTGCCTGTTCTTGTTCAAACCAAGTTCGAGGACGAATCCCTTTGAAAAAGAAAACCAGTTTACTCGCCAAGTTAACACAAACGACATTCACAAGAAGTAAAAGCCCTGCACCTGCTGCTTGCATAATATGCCCTTTTGCAAGCATGATTCCCAATGTTGCTGCAGGTGGGAGCAATGCAACGGCCACCATGACACCGACAAGAACTCCTGACAAGCCTGTGGTTAACGATAGCGCTGCCGCCGCTCCAGAAGCCAATGCTAATAGAATAGAATCAAAAGACGCAGTTGTTCGAGACAATAGTTCCTTACTGGAAGTTTCCATTGGAATGATGTACGCCAAGAATATAGAGAGGAGGGTAGACAGGGTCAGCCCAACGAAGAGAGTTAATGCTGATTTCCTTATAAGGCGCACATCGCCTAAAGCAGTCCCAAGACTCAGGGCGAGATTGGGGCCCAACAAAGGGGCAATGACCATTGCTCCGATAACAACGGCAACATTATCTTCAATAAGTCCGATGGACGCTACAATGGTAGAGAGCGTGACAAGAATGTAGAAATTTGAATCCAGCTGGGCTCCCCGTTCAACGTCCTCATATAGAACTTCACGC
This is a stretch of genomic DNA from uncultured Desulfuromonas sp.. It encodes these proteins:
- a CDS encoding TIGR00341 family protein → MKYIEIIAEHTSAKNIATISEKVKAEDFRLGGIGDDGMQQMRMLVSNDNVQLALDTLQNILGAQATAHIVVLSIEAMLPRQVEEDADKEDSAISAREVLYEDVERGAQLDSNFYILVTLSTIVASIGLIEDNVAVVIGAMVIAPLLGPNLALSLGTALGDVRLIRKSALTLFVGLTLSTLLSIFLAYIIPMETSSKELLSRTTASFDSILLALASGAAAALSLTTGLSGVLVGVMVAVALLPPAATLGIMLAKGHIMQAAGAGLLLLVNVVCVNLASKLVFFFKGIRPRTWFEQEQAKKSMLRYTIAWVATLLILLLLIFTRIYQ